The Fervidibacillus albus genome contains a region encoding:
- the rpsR gene encoding 30S ribosomal protein S18 yields the protein MAQGGRKGRGKRRKVCYFTANGITHIDYKDVDLLKKFISERGKILPRRVTGTSAKYQRMLTKAIKRARQVALLPYVAEDK from the coding sequence ATGGCCCAAGGCGGACGTAAAGGTCGTGGAAAACGCCGTAAAGTATGTTATTTTACAGCGAATGGAATTACCCATATCGATTATAAAGATGTAGATTTATTGAAAAAATTCATTTCAGAACGTGGAAAAATTTTACCTCGCCGTGTAACGGGAACGAGCGCTAAATATCAACGTATGCTTACGAAAGCGATTAAGAGAGCTCGTCAAGTGGCGTTACTTCCATACGTTGCGGAAGATAAATAA
- the rplI gene encoding 50S ribosomal protein L9: MKVIFLKDVKGKGKKGEIKNVADGYAQNYLLKNNLAIEATPANIKSMEAKKRREIKQKEQEMQEAKNLKGKIDQLTVELTAKAGEGGRLFGSITSKQIAEKLQKDHNIKIDKRKIEMDDAIRSLGYTKIPVKLHPEVTATLTVHVKEQN; encoded by the coding sequence ATGAAAGTCATATTTTTAAAAGATGTAAAAGGAAAAGGAAAAAAGGGAGAAATAAAAAACGTCGCGGACGGGTACGCACAAAATTATTTATTGAAAAATAATCTCGCTATCGAGGCAACTCCGGCTAATATAAAATCGATGGAAGCAAAAAAACGCCGGGAAATAAAGCAAAAAGAACAAGAAATGCAAGAAGCGAAAAATCTTAAAGGAAAAATCGATCAATTGACTGTCGAACTTACTGCCAAAGCAGGGGAAGGGGGCCGACTGTTCGGATCGATTACATCCAAACAAATTGCAGAAAAGTTACAAAAGGACCACAACATTAAAATTGATAAACGGAAGATTGAAATGGATGATGCGATCCGGTCTTTAGGTTATACGAAAATCCCAGTGAAACTACATCCGGAAGTGACGGCAACATTAACCGTTCACGTAAAGGAGCAAAATTAA
- the ychF gene encoding redox-regulated ATPase YchF, with translation MALTAGIVGLPNVGKSTLFNAITQAGAESANYPFCTIDPNVGVVEVPDKRLSVLEEMIQPRKTVPTTFEFTDIAGIVKGASKGEGLGNKFLSHIRQVDAICHVVRCFQDENITHVSGTVDPIDDIETINLELIFADLETVEKRIQRIEKLAKQKDKQAMVEYEVLLKLKETFESEKPARIIPFTEEQQKMVKGYQLLTMKPVLYVANVGEEDVIDPTANEMVKAVKRFAEKEQSEVVVICAKIEEEIAELDGDEKIEFLQELGIEESGLDQMIRKSYNLLGLATFFTAGEQEVRAWTFKAGMKAPQCAGIIHSDFERGFIRAETVSYTDLVSYGSMNAAKEAGKVRLEGKDYVVQDGDIIHFRFNV, from the coding sequence ATGGCTTTGACAGCAGGAATTGTCGGTTTACCGAACGTAGGAAAATCGACTCTTTTTAATGCAATCACACAAGCGGGTGCCGAATCGGCCAATTATCCCTTTTGTACAATCGATCCGAACGTAGGTGTAGTTGAAGTACCGGACAAACGTTTAAGTGTTTTGGAGGAAATGATTCAACCACGGAAAACGGTCCCAACGACCTTTGAATTTACCGACATTGCAGGAATTGTAAAAGGTGCCAGTAAAGGAGAAGGATTAGGAAATAAATTTTTATCCCATATCCGTCAAGTGGATGCGATTTGTCACGTGGTTCGTTGTTTCCAAGATGAAAATATTACGCATGTATCCGGTACTGTCGATCCGATTGACGATATCGAAACGATTAATTTGGAATTGATTTTTGCGGATTTGGAAACCGTAGAGAAACGAATACAACGAATTGAAAAATTGGCGAAACAAAAAGATAAACAAGCCATGGTCGAATATGAAGTACTCCTTAAGTTAAAGGAAACATTCGAGAGTGAAAAACCGGCGAGGATCATTCCATTTACAGAGGAACAACAAAAAATGGTTAAAGGTTATCAGTTGTTGACGATGAAACCGGTTTTGTACGTGGCCAATGTCGGTGAAGAAGACGTAATCGATCCGACAGCGAATGAAATGGTCAAAGCAGTTAAGCGTTTTGCGGAAAAAGAGCAGTCGGAAGTGGTTGTCATCTGTGCGAAAATTGAGGAAGAAATTGCAGAATTAGATGGGGATGAAAAGATCGAATTTTTACAGGAACTCGGTATAGAAGAATCCGGTTTAGATCAAATGATTCGGAAATCTTATAATTTACTCGGCTTAGCGACGTTTTTCACCGCCGGCGAACAGGAAGTACGTGCGTGGACGTTTAAAGCAGGAATGAAAGCTCCGCAATGTGCAGGAATCATTCATAGCGATTTCGAGCGAGGATTTATTCGTGCAGAAACTGTATCTTATACCGACCTCGTTTCTTACGGTTCAATGAATGCAGCGAAGGAAGCAGGGAAAGTTCGGTTAGAAGGAAAGGACTACGTCGTTCAAGACGGGGATATTATTCACTTTCGATTCAATGTATAA
- a CDS encoding adenylosuccinate synthase, translating to MPSVVVVGTQWGDEGKGKITDFLSEKANVVVRYQGGNNAGHTIKFQGKTYKLHLIPSGIFYKEKMCILGNGMVINPKALVEELSYLHQHDVSTDNLRISNRAHVILPYHIRLDELEEKHKKNKIGTTKKGIGPAYMDKASRIGIRIADLLDRDVFKEKLIQNLEEKNRIIEKLYRGKGFSFEEIFETYYEYGQKVKRYVVDSSVVINEKMKEGKRVLFEGAQGVMLDIDHGTYPFVTSSNPVAGGVTIGSGVGPTMINRVVGVAKAYTTRVGDGPFPTELTNQTGDHIREVGREYGTTTGRPRRVGWFDSVVLRHAIRVSGITDLSLNSIDVLTGIDTLKICVAYRYKGQQIDEYPASLKVLSECEPVFEELPGWTEDITHCRTLEDLPKNARNYLERIRDLVGIDLSIFSVGPDRLQTNVLQDVWK from the coding sequence ATGCCATCAGTCGTTGTTGTCGGAACACAATGGGGAGATGAAGGAAAAGGAAAAATTACGGATTTTTTGTCCGAAAAAGCAAATGTGGTCGTCCGCTATCAAGGGGGAAACAATGCCGGACATACGATCAAGTTTCAAGGAAAAACGTACAAACTGCATTTAATTCCGTCGGGGATTTTTTATAAAGAAAAAATGTGTATTTTAGGAAACGGGATGGTAATCAATCCGAAAGCCCTTGTCGAAGAACTGTCATATTTGCATCAACACGATGTTTCGACAGATAACTTACGCATTAGTAATCGCGCCCACGTCATTTTGCCATACCATATTCGATTGGATGAATTGGAAGAAAAACATAAGAAAAATAAAATCGGAACGACGAAAAAGGGAATCGGTCCCGCATATATGGATAAAGCATCCCGAATCGGCATTCGAATCGCGGATTTACTCGACCGGGACGTATTCAAAGAAAAACTCATCCAAAACTTAGAGGAAAAAAATCGGATCATTGAAAAATTATACAGAGGAAAAGGTTTCTCTTTCGAGGAAATTTTTGAAACGTATTATGAATACGGACAAAAAGTAAAACGATATGTCGTCGATTCGTCCGTTGTAATCAATGAGAAAATGAAGGAAGGTAAACGTGTCCTATTTGAAGGAGCCCAAGGAGTTATGCTCGATATCGATCACGGCACGTATCCGTTTGTTACTTCTTCCAATCCGGTAGCAGGCGGAGTTACGATCGGTTCCGGGGTAGGACCGACGATGATCAATCGGGTAGTCGGCGTTGCAAAAGCATATACGACAAGGGTAGGAGATGGGCCATTTCCGACGGAGTTAACGAATCAAACTGGTGACCACATTCGTGAAGTCGGCCGAGAATACGGTACGACGACGGGAAGACCGAGACGGGTCGGTTGGTTCGATAGCGTCGTTTTGCGCCATGCGATTCGGGTAAGCGGAATTACCGATTTATCATTAAATTCCATTGACGTACTAACGGGCATTGATACGTTGAAGATTTGTGTCGCTTACCGCTACAAAGGTCAACAGATCGACGAATATCCGGCCAGTTTAAAAGTTTTATCCGAATGTGAACCGGTATTTGAAGAATTGCCCGGATGGACGGAGGATATAACCCATTGTCGAACGTTGGAAGATCTTCCGAAAAATGCACGGAACTACCTTGAACGAATTCGCGATTTAGTTGGCATCGATCTTTCCATCTTTTCTGTCGGTCCGGATCGATTACAAACGAACGTTCTCCAGGACGTTTGGAAATAA
- a CDS encoding DUF951 domain-containing protein produces MEGKKFELNDIVEMKKPHPCGSNEWRIIRMGADIRIKCLGCSHSVLMPRREFTRKMKKVVGHYNEESS; encoded by the coding sequence ATGGAAGGAAAAAAATTTGAATTAAACGACATTGTCGAAATGAAAAAACCCCACCCATGTGGATCCAATGAATGGCGAATTATCCGAATGGGTGCTGATATACGGATTAAATGCTTAGGTTGTTCCCACAGCGTTCTAATGCCGAGAAGAGAATTTACGAGGAAGATGAAAAAAGTTGTTGGACATTATAATGAAGAATCATCATAA
- the rpsF gene encoding 30S ribosomal protein S6, which yields MRKYEIMYIIRPNIEEEAKKALVERFDNILTDNGAEIIESKEWGKRRLAYEINDFREGIYHIVNVNATPESVQEFDRLARISEDIIRHLVVKEDE from the coding sequence ATGAGAAAATATGAAATTATGTACATTATCCGTCCGAACATTGAAGAGGAAGCAAAAAAAGCGCTTGTTGAACGCTTTGATAATATTTTAACGGATAACGGTGCGGAAATCATCGAATCGAAGGAGTGGGGAAAACGTCGCCTCGCATACGAAATTAACGATTTTCGTGAAGGCATTTACCATATCGTAAATGTAAATGCAACACCTGAATCTGTTCAAGAATTCGATCGTTTAGCTCGCATCAGTGAAGACATTATTCGTCATCTTGTAGTTAAGGAAGATGAATAA
- a CDS encoding YybS family protein → MKTKKITEGAVMIAIYAVMLLIFLYIPLLGTIFTFVLPIPFIYFTAKYGWKDGLVFFIGAAIISFIVGNIYTFPATFLMGLTGLVFGIGIQKRIGQFNTYILATLTFVINIILFYFLSALLFEVNYFQELIQMVEQSIDEMLVTLEAFGQEIPVDVKEQLYNFPTLITTILPYLLIMSSGIYVLITQAISFPILKKFGMTLPKAKPFRELSMPKQFVWYLLILVLFSMFVPADQGSFINTVIVNLLYITQTLFTIQGITFLFYFAHEKKMHKAIPAIVAIFVVLNPLLNPLLIILGIIDVGFELRKRISNRK, encoded by the coding sequence GTGAAGACGAAAAAAATTACTGAAGGAGCCGTCATGATCGCCATCTATGCAGTAATGCTCCTAATTTTTCTTTATATACCGTTATTAGGTACCATTTTTACTTTTGTGCTACCGATACCCTTCATATATTTTACAGCTAAATATGGTTGGAAAGATGGGCTCGTCTTTTTTATCGGAGCGGCTATCATCTCCTTCATCGTCGGAAACATTTATACTTTCCCTGCAACATTTTTAATGGGGTTAACTGGGCTCGTGTTTGGCATCGGGATTCAAAAAAGAATTGGACAATTTAATACATACATTTTGGCCACATTGACGTTCGTCATTAATATCATTTTGTTTTACTTCCTTTCTGCACTGTTATTTGAAGTTAACTATTTTCAAGAATTGATTCAAATGGTTGAACAATCCATCGATGAAATGCTCGTCACTTTGGAAGCATTTGGACAAGAAATTCCGGTGGATGTGAAGGAACAACTTTATAATTTCCCGACATTGATCACGACGATTTTACCGTATTTATTAATCATGTCGTCTGGAATTTATGTATTGATTACCCAGGCAATTTCCTTTCCAATTCTAAAAAAATTTGGGATGACGTTACCTAAAGCAAAACCGTTTCGTGAACTATCGATGCCGAAACAATTCGTATGGTACCTTTTAATACTCGTTTTGTTCTCAATGTTTGTTCCGGCGGATCAAGGGAGCTTTATCAACACGGTAATTGTCAATCTCCTATATATCACTCAAACATTATTTACGATACAAGGAATTACCTTTTTGTTCTACTTTGCTCACGAGAAAAAGATGCATAAGGCAATTCCAGCGATCGTTGCAATTTTTGTTGTTTTGAATCCGCTTTTAAATCCATTACTCATCATATTAGGGATTATTGACGTCGGATTTGAGCTTAGAAAACGGATATCGAATCGAAAATGA
- the dnaB gene encoding replicative DNA helicase, with protein MNELLIDRTPPQNIEAEQAVLGAIFLEPQVLTVASEILIPEDFYKTAHQILFAVMLQLNDEGKGIDVVTVTEALAASNQLENAGGVSYLSQLAVSVPTAANVEYYAKIVEEKSLLRRLIRTATDIVQDGYTREDEVEQLLTDAEKKILEVANRKNTGSFHNIKDVLVRTYDYIELLHSRKGEITGVPTGFVDLDRMTAGFQKNDLIIVAARPSVGKTAFALNIAQNVATKTDENVAIFSLEMGAEQLVMRMLSSEGNIDAQNLRTGSLTDEDWKKLTMAMGSLSNAGIFIDDTPGIRISEIRSKCRRLKQEHGLGMVIIDYLQLIQGSGRSAENRQQEVSEISRSLKALARELEIPVIALSQLSRGVEQRQDKRPMMSDIRESGSIEQDADVVAFLYREDYYDKETENKNIIEIIIAKQRNGPVGTVQLAFAKEYNKFVNLDRRFDDTSIPPGA; from the coding sequence ATGAACGAGTTATTGATCGACAGAACCCCTCCCCAAAATATAGAAGCGGAACAAGCTGTTTTAGGGGCTATATTTTTGGAACCCCAAGTATTGACGGTTGCTTCCGAAATATTAATTCCAGAGGATTTTTATAAGACTGCCCATCAAATCCTCTTTGCCGTTATGCTACAATTAAATGATGAAGGAAAAGGGATTGACGTTGTAACGGTAACGGAAGCGTTGGCTGCTTCGAACCAATTGGAAAACGCAGGTGGTGTCTCATACTTATCCCAACTTGCTGTCTCCGTTCCAACCGCTGCAAACGTAGAATATTATGCGAAGATTGTCGAAGAAAAATCCCTACTTAGACGGTTAATTCGAACTGCAACGGACATTGTTCAAGACGGATATACACGGGAAGATGAAGTGGAACAATTGTTGACGGATGCGGAGAAAAAAATATTGGAAGTCGCCAACCGGAAAAATACCGGTTCCTTCCACAATATTAAAGATGTGCTCGTTCGAACGTATGATTATATTGAATTATTGCATAGTAGGAAAGGTGAAATTACCGGGGTTCCGACTGGATTTGTCGACTTGGATCGGATGACCGCAGGCTTTCAAAAAAATGATTTAATTATCGTCGCCGCCCGCCCTTCCGTAGGTAAAACCGCCTTTGCACTGAATATCGCGCAAAATGTAGCAACGAAAACGGATGAAAACGTGGCGATTTTTTCACTGGAAATGGGAGCCGAACAATTGGTCATGCGGATGCTTAGTTCAGAAGGAAATATCGATGCCCAAAATTTAAGAACCGGTTCTTTAACCGATGAGGACTGGAAAAAATTAACGATGGCGATGGGAAGTTTATCCAATGCGGGGATTTTTATCGATGATACCCCTGGCATTCGCATATCGGAAATTCGCTCTAAATGCCGTCGATTAAAACAAGAGCATGGTTTAGGCATGGTCATTATCGATTATTTGCAACTCATTCAAGGGAGCGGTCGGTCGGCAGAAAACCGGCAACAGGAAGTATCAGAAATTTCCCGTTCTTTAAAGGCTTTGGCGAGGGAATTGGAAATCCCGGTTATCGCCTTGTCCCAGTTATCCCGCGGCGTGGAACAGCGCCAAGATAAAAGACCGATGATGTCGGATATTCGGGAATCAGGAAGTATCGAACAGGATGCGGATGTGGTTGCATTCCTATATAGGGAAGATTACTACGATAAGGAAACGGAAAATAAAAATATTATCGAAATTATTATAGCCAAACAACGGAACGGTCCGGTCGGTACAGTTCAACTCGCCTTTGCAAAGGAATATAATAAATTTGTAAATTTAGATCGACGATTCGATGATACGTCCATTCCACCGGGGGCATAA
- the ssb gene encoding single-stranded DNA-binding protein, with the protein MLNRVVLVGRLTKDPDLRYTPNGVPVATFTLAVNRTFTNQMGEREADFINCVVWRKQAENVANYLKKGSLAGVDGRLQTRNYEAQDGRRVYVTEVVAESVQFLEPKSASNRDYRGSSSAYSNQPAPFENERQNQQRNPNIEKQPDPFFDDGQQIDISDDDLPF; encoded by the coding sequence TTGTTGAATCGAGTAGTATTAGTTGGCCGTTTAACAAAGGACCCGGATCTACGCTATACTCCGAATGGCGTTCCCGTTGCCACCTTTACATTGGCAGTTAATCGTACATTTACGAACCAAATGGGGGAACGGGAAGCGGATTTTATTAACTGTGTTGTTTGGCGAAAACAAGCAGAAAACGTAGCAAACTATTTAAAAAAGGGCAGTTTGGCTGGTGTAGATGGCCGTCTACAAACGAGAAATTATGAGGCACAGGATGGAAGACGTGTATACGTAACGGAAGTCGTCGCGGAATCCGTTCAATTTCTAGAACCGAAAAGTGCGTCAAACCGCGATTATCGTGGCTCTTCTTCGGCTTACTCTAATCAACCTGCTCCATTTGAAAATGAGCGCCAGAATCAACAAAGAAACCCCAACATCGAAAAACAGCCAGATCCGTTTTTTGATGACGGCCAACAAATTGATATTTCCGATGATGATTTACCATTTTAA
- a CDS encoding DHH family phosphoesterase: MPFFLRNKTMGILILLLSIFIGLFFSIFFIYNNWMGIVGVIVYALIIGLLIKEHNQFKKNVKAFIQTLSYRVNKVGEEAFLKMPIGIMLINDEYYIEWANPYLISCFQEEKLIGRSLYDIGDALIPMIKQEREEDTIKINDCLYKVHYKKEEKLFYFFDVTKQVHLERRYEEEKPVIAIVYLDNYDEVTQGMNDETRGSLNSRVTSLLNQWANEYGMYLKRISSDRFIAFFNERILYELEEGKFNILDDVRDTAMKNHIPLTLSIGVGVGVSSLPELGMLAQSSLDLALGRGGDQVVIKLPNGKVNFYGGKTNPMEKQTRVRARVISHALAELIQESDRVFIMGHKHPDLDAIGAAIGVLKISELNDTEAYVILNQKEIETGVQKLLTEVKERTNIYDRFISPDEALEMDMENALLVIVDTHKPSFVIEEKLANQIERIVVIDHHRRSEEFVQNPLLVYMEPYASSTSELVTELLEYQPAGDINIVEATALLAGIIVDTKSFTLRTGSRTFDAASFLRSKGADTVLVQKLLKENVDTYLKRSRLIEKVRIYRNGIAVTKGEPGFVYSQVLLAQTADLLLTMENVEASFVIANVSEDTIGISARSLGKINVQIVMEQMEGGGHLTNAATQLTSVSIDEVEETLLQLIDEYLEGGNE; the protein is encoded by the coding sequence ATGCCATTTTTTTTGCGAAATAAAACAATGGGGATTTTGATCCTTTTACTTTCGATTTTTATCGGATTGTTTTTCAGTATTTTTTTCATTTACAACAATTGGATGGGTATAGTCGGGGTTATCGTCTATGCCTTAATTATTGGTCTTTTAATAAAAGAACATAATCAGTTTAAAAAGAATGTGAAGGCATTCATTCAAACGCTTTCTTATCGGGTGAATAAAGTCGGCGAAGAAGCGTTTTTGAAAATGCCGATCGGTATCATGTTAATAAATGATGAATATTATATCGAATGGGCAAATCCGTACTTGATCTCCTGTTTTCAAGAGGAAAAATTGATCGGGCGCTCGTTGTATGATATCGGGGATGCGTTAATACCGATGATTAAACAAGAACGGGAAGAAGATACGATCAAAATTAATGATTGCTTATATAAAGTCCATTACAAAAAAGAGGAAAAACTATTTTACTTCTTTGATGTGACGAAACAAGTTCATTTGGAAAGGCGATATGAAGAGGAAAAACCTGTAATCGCCATCGTTTACTTAGACAATTACGATGAAGTAACCCAAGGAATGAACGATGAGACGCGAGGAAGTTTAAATAGCCGGGTTACCTCCTTGTTGAATCAATGGGCGAATGAATATGGGATGTATTTGAAAAGAATTTCATCCGATCGATTTATCGCCTTTTTTAACGAACGAATTTTGTATGAATTGGAAGAAGGAAAATTTAACATATTGGACGATGTGCGGGATACGGCAATGAAAAACCATATCCCATTGACATTAAGTATCGGTGTCGGCGTCGGTGTATCCTCCTTACCAGAACTAGGTATGTTAGCACAGTCGAGCCTCGATTTAGCATTAGGACGAGGCGGTGATCAAGTGGTAATCAAATTACCGAACGGAAAGGTAAATTTTTATGGAGGAAAAACGAATCCGATGGAAAAGCAGACACGGGTAAGGGCTCGTGTCATTTCCCACGCGCTAGCCGAATTAATTCAAGAAAGTGATCGAGTTTTTATTATGGGGCATAAACACCCGGATTTGGACGCGATTGGAGCGGCGATCGGTGTTTTAAAAATATCGGAACTGAACGATACGGAAGCTTATGTTATACTAAATCAAAAAGAAATTGAAACCGGCGTTCAAAAATTGTTGACAGAAGTTAAAGAACGGACGAACATTTACGATCGTTTTATCTCCCCGGATGAAGCTTTAGAAATGGATATGGAAAATGCTCTGTTAGTGATCGTTGACACACATAAACCGTCCTTTGTAATCGAGGAAAAACTAGCAAATCAAATCGAACGAATCGTTGTCATCGACCATCATAGAAGGAGTGAAGAATTCGTACAAAATCCGCTGCTTGTATATATGGAACCGTATGCCTCTTCTACTAGCGAACTCGTAACGGAATTACTTGAATACCAACCAGCCGGGGACATTAATATCGTCGAAGCAACGGCATTGTTGGCTGGAATTATCGTCGATACGAAAAGTTTTACCCTTCGAACGGGTTCCCGTACTTTTGATGCTGCATCCTTTTTACGATCAAAGGGTGCGGATACAGTTTTAGTACAAAAATTATTAAAGGAAAACGTCGATACGTATTTGAAACGTTCTCGACTAATTGAAAAGGTACGGATTTATCGAAACGGGATCGCGGTAACGAAAGGAGAACCGGGTTTTGTATATAGTCAAGTTTTACTTGCCCAAACAGCGGATCTTTTGCTAACGATGGAAAACGTAGAAGCCTCCTTTGTGATCGCTAACGTTTCAGAGGATACGATCGGTATTAGTGCACGAAGTTTAGGGAAAATCAATGTTCAAATCGTCATGGAACAAATGGAAGGCGGGGGACATTTAACGAATGCAGCGACCCAACTTACGAGTGTTTCTATAGATGAAGTGGAAGAAACATTATTACAATTGATTGATGAATATTTGGAAGGAGGAAACGAATAG
- a CDS encoding peptidoglycan DD-metalloendopeptidase family protein codes for MNLQFKENLSKMTERMDNFRIHTNGAIKKTVIATLVVSTISINTAFADTKTSTNLQTIYHVYIENEYIGAVSDKEQVEDLVNSKIAEVKEQYKDYDLTFKTDEVVFVPEQIFRTTNVDDEEVLQGVEEEYEVIVEAIALKIGGETVTYLESQEKVEELIHNLKLKYVDEEDLEKLASGEELPELEEEGTRILDVKLSENVTVALDEVKPEQVLSVDDALKLLQKGTLEEKKYTVKEGDVLGSIAQDHGLKLQELLDLNPQVTEETILQIGDELNVTAYEPYIDVIVEKEVLKNEEIDYEIEYVDDDDMYKGDTKVVQQGEEGEKAVKYYVQLVNGTEVQKEVQEETVLKEPVTKIVHKGTKVVPSRGTGTLAWPTNGGYISSYLGWRWGSFHKGIDIARPSSYEIKAADNGTVTFAGWDGGYGNKIVINHNNGMTTVYAHLSSINVSVGQTVEKGRQIGVMGSTGHSTGTHLHFEVYKNGELQNPLDYLN; via the coding sequence ATGAATTTACAATTTAAAGAAAATCTGTCTAAAATGACAGAGCGTATGGATAATTTTCGAATTCATACGAACGGAGCTATAAAGAAAACTGTAATTGCGACGTTAGTCGTATCAACAATTTCGATTAACACCGCCTTTGCCGATACAAAAACTTCGACGAATTTACAAACGATCTACCATGTTTACATAGAGAATGAATATATAGGTGCTGTATCGGATAAAGAGCAAGTGGAAGATCTCGTAAACTCTAAAATTGCAGAAGTGAAAGAACAATATAAAGATTATGATCTTACTTTCAAAACGGACGAAGTCGTGTTCGTACCGGAACAAATTTTCCGTACGACGAATGTCGATGACGAAGAAGTTCTTCAAGGAGTAGAAGAAGAATACGAAGTAATCGTGGAAGCCATTGCTTTAAAAATTGGTGGAGAAACGGTTACGTATTTAGAAAGTCAAGAAAAAGTCGAAGAACTCATTCACAATTTAAAATTAAAATATGTGGATGAAGAAGATTTGGAAAAATTAGCTTCCGGTGAAGAGTTACCTGAACTGGAGGAAGAAGGAACGCGTATATTAGACGTCAAACTTTCGGAAAACGTTACAGTTGCTTTAGATGAAGTAAAACCGGAACAAGTTCTTTCCGTCGATGACGCTTTAAAACTATTACAGAAAGGTACACTCGAAGAAAAGAAATATACGGTGAAAGAAGGAGACGTCTTAGGTTCAATCGCCCAAGATCACGGACTCAAATTGCAAGAATTGTTAGATTTGAATCCGCAAGTGACGGAGGAAACGATTTTACAAATTGGCGATGAATTAAACGTCACAGCCTACGAACCGTACATCGATGTGATCGTCGAGAAGGAAGTTTTAAAAAATGAAGAAATTGACTATGAGATAGAATATGTCGATGACGATGACATGTATAAGGGTGACACGAAAGTCGTCCAACAAGGGGAAGAAGGAGAAAAGGCTGTTAAATATTATGTTCAGTTAGTCAATGGAACAGAAGTGCAAAAAGAAGTTCAGGAAGAGACCGTTTTGAAAGAGCCAGTGACGAAAATTGTCCATAAAGGAACAAAGGTCGTCCCTTCCCGTGGTACTGGAACATTAGCTTGGCCAACGAACGGCGGATACATTTCCAGTTATTTAGGATGGCGTTGGGGAAGTTTCCATAAAGGAATTGATATTGCAAGACCATCCAGTTATGAAATAAAAGCAGCCGATAACGGAACCGTCACCTTTGCCGGATGGGATGGAGGATATGGAAATAAAATTGTGATTAACCATAACAACGGTATGACGACCGTATACGCCCATCTTTCTTCCATTAATGTCAGCGTCGGCCAAACGGTGGAAAAAGGAAGACAGATCGGTGTGATGGGCTCCACAGGACATTCGACAGGTACCCATCTCCATTTTGAAGTGTATAAAAACGGTGAGCTCCAAAATCCTTTAGACTACTTAAACTAA